The Deltaproteobacteria bacterium genome includes a region encoding these proteins:
- a CDS encoding amino acid adenylation domain-containing protein: MSESTLTNTLQQVVSNPFVEDSYPLSPLQAGMLFHSLDTSISGVDVEQIVCTFSEDLDLACLREAWQRVVERHAVLRTRFVLDGAGEPRQEVCSETTLSFATLDWHDCAANEQEIRWERLLVDDRSSGFDLTQLPLMRLKLVTLGERQFRLLWTFHHILMDGRSFPIVLRDVFTFYAALRAGQAIELPPVRPHKDFIDWLGKQDFGSAERYWRNHLKGLHAPPSINLPRGIAPTIELERRQGVVETRLSSGSANTLRAFAGEHGLTVNTLLQGAWALLLHHYTRSDDVIFGATRACRHSALNGAHDMVGLLINTLPLRARIDSQASLLPWLRDLRDQQLALRAYEHTPLVKVQEWSEVLAGTPLFESLLVFENRSLDGVMSAESNGWQHRHFEHRGQTNYPLTVIAYNDQCLLLRLEYDRARYCDDGCQRMLRHLQNLLEGMIGAPERKLSDVPLLTHEEKQELTTSFGQSTNRYARGDCLHESFEAQVERTPSNIAVSCEGQHLSYRELNERANLLAHRLRAAGVGPDVLVGLCAERSLALIVAMLAILKAGGAYLPLDPKYPAERSQFMLEDAQATVLLVQPGLENFHSVSSVTTLLIEQDDTAVSSPSTGEQNNLASGATPDNLAYVIYTSGPTGKPKGVLVTHRNVARLFQATEAQFGFDSKDVWTLFHSYAFDFSVWEIWGALLHGGKLVVVPHEVSRSPEEFAGLIRKHGVTVLNQTPSAFRQLIDPMIAQVRSAEMPLRAVIFGGEALEFQSLQPWFDYYGDERPHLVNMYGITETTVHVTHRRVVKADLNAGSSSIIGKAIADLNIRLLNQYRQLVPIAVPGEIHVGGGGVARGYLRREALTAERFIADPFSTDPQAKLYRSGDLARWLPNGDLEYLGRIDQQVKIRGFRIELGEIEAVLQQQCEVKEAAVIARQDKPGDKRLVGYFVADRDIGSEELRDRLRAHLPEHMIPAAFVRLERLPLTANGKLDRQALPPPDPLRTELCQDYRPPRSEDEATLCEIWRTVLGVSRVGIDDNFFELGGDSILSIQVISKARQAGLKLATRDLFKRPTIAALAVTAESTATVTAEHMHASGAVLLTLIQHWFVEQELAEQHHWNQAFFFETPADIDVEILEAALQQVVAQHDSLRLRFEKNASGWEQNYSTHVDRVAIHRKDLRSLSSIAQETALTQLAESLQTSLDISAGPIVCAAHIRPGHECAGRLLVIVHHLVIDGVSWHILMEDWETAYLALRANQQPTFPGRTSSYQKWSASLRDYAQSEVVAAEVDYWRSVASRATAELPIDHTTAASSGDSATKTVTMRLSADDTRRLLQAAPRSLRAPINEILLGALATAFAGWIASDSLLVDLEGHGRDELVADADVSRTIGWFTAISPVRLELPAAGALAESLRRAKRLLRAQPRHGIGYGALRYLCNDENVRRELASLPQARVAFNYLGQVDQWLAHSTLFRFAKESTGSWHSAKAQPRYQFEIVCAVQDGCFEVRWIFCEHLHQRATVEALAGKFLTALRSALELSAGAGESVLVPEDFPLADVDQPWLDRLVSQHGAVEDLYPLTPMQRLFYAMDGVSGKLGFEQWHYILRGPLNKTAFRKAWERVVAHHAVLRSGFVTFDLPEPLQYVLANASIPWLDADWRADPPAKQEEKLVALLREDREVGLNLAAAPLLRLSLIRTAEETHYFIWTTHHLLIDGWSWPLVFQELSAEYSAVCGGASENLPYACQFRDYVHWLQCQAAGSSENFWREELKGITQPTRFGLHRNAVPGASASNAFCEESGRLSESTMASLQTLARSHRLTLNTLVLAAWAMLLSRRSGAQDVIFGAALSGRPAELRGIEAMVGPCVNNLPIRVQVDRSAPLCDFLAAVQQKQFAASEHQCCSPEEIQRWSEVPARHRLFESLLVFQNYLVGTGTQRLGADIVVQPVAVPETTNYPLTLMVTPARDLRIKILFRDAEYSKENIRRLLGELQLVLEAMCANPQYSVGELVAELPELAPEYTTPRRDNVPPLRSDAQVLLATDLELSIAAVWQSLFQLEAVDPEANFFDLGGHSVLMVQAHKRLCEVLGRDLPIVKMFQYPTIRAMAKFLEGEPGGKPILDQARERAQKQKFFFGKKSQGMRRPHGGL; the protein is encoded by the coding sequence ATGTCCGAGTCGACCTTAACCAATACGCTGCAACAGGTGGTATCGAACCCATTTGTCGAGGATTCATACCCGCTCTCGCCGCTGCAAGCAGGGATGCTATTTCATAGCCTCGATACAAGCATCTCCGGCGTCGACGTCGAACAAATCGTCTGTACGTTTAGCGAAGATCTGGATCTAGCGTGCCTACGTGAAGCCTGGCAACGAGTCGTCGAGAGACACGCCGTTCTCCGAACTCGTTTTGTTCTTGATGGTGCGGGTGAACCTCGTCAAGAAGTCTGTTCGGAAACAACGCTCAGTTTCGCAACGCTCGACTGGCACGACTGCGCCGCGAACGAACAAGAAATCCGCTGGGAACGCTTGCTTGTGGACGATCGAAGCAGCGGCTTCGATCTCACACAACTGCCACTCATGCGGCTGAAACTCGTTACTCTCGGTGAGCGGCAATTCAGACTGCTTTGGACTTTCCACCACATCTTAATGGACGGTCGCTCATTTCCGATTGTGCTCCGCGATGTGTTCACGTTCTACGCGGCATTGCGCGCCGGCCAAGCAATTGAGTTGCCTCCAGTTCGTCCCCACAAAGATTTTATAGATTGGCTCGGGAAACAAGACTTCGGCAGTGCAGAACGCTATTGGCGTAACCATCTAAAAGGGCTACACGCGCCGCCGAGCATCAATCTACCACGCGGCATTGCTCCAACTATTGAATTAGAACGACGGCAAGGCGTAGTCGAGACACGGCTATCGAGTGGGTCTGCAAATACGCTCCGCGCTTTCGCCGGCGAACATGGGTTGACCGTCAACACGCTCCTACAAGGAGCGTGGGCGCTCCTGCTGCATCATTATACTCGCTCGGACGATGTCATCTTCGGGGCAACCCGCGCCTGCCGCCATTCCGCTCTAAATGGCGCGCACGACATGGTCGGGCTACTGATTAACACACTACCGCTGCGGGCACGTATCGATTCGCAAGCCTCTCTGCTCCCTTGGCTCCGTGATTTGCGAGATCAGCAGCTCGCGCTGCGTGCTTATGAGCACACCCCATTGGTCAAGGTGCAGGAATGGAGTGAAGTTCTAGCAGGCACGCCGCTTTTTGAGAGTCTTTTGGTTTTCGAAAACCGTTCCCTCGACGGCGTGATGAGCGCCGAGAGCAATGGATGGCAGCATCGTCATTTCGAGCATCGCGGCCAGACAAACTACCCACTCACGGTCATCGCTTACAACGATCAATGCCTTCTTCTGCGCCTCGAATACGATCGCGCTCGCTACTGTGACGACGGGTGCCAGCGCATGCTCCGCCACTTACAAAATCTGCTCGAAGGAATGATCGGCGCGCCGGAGCGGAAGCTATCGGATGTGCCCCTCCTGACCCACGAAGAAAAGCAGGAACTAACCACGAGTTTTGGACAAAGCACAAACCGATACGCGCGCGGCGATTGCCTGCACGAATCCTTCGAAGCGCAGGTCGAACGGACGCCAAGCAATATCGCGGTTTCCTGTGAAGGGCAGCATCTTAGCTACCGCGAGTTGAACGAGCGCGCCAATCTGTTGGCGCACCGCCTGCGCGCCGCAGGCGTCGGCCCAGACGTCTTAGTCGGTCTGTGCGCCGAAAGGTCGCTGGCGTTGATCGTTGCCATGTTAGCGATCCTCAAGGCGGGCGGCGCGTATTTGCCGCTCGATCCGAAATATCCGGCGGAGCGCAGTCAATTCATGCTTGAGGACGCTCAAGCAACGGTTCTGTTAGTGCAACCCGGTTTAGAAAACTTCCATAGTGTCTCATCGGTTACGACACTGCTGATCGAGCAGGACGATACTGCAGTTTCTTCCCCTAGTACTGGGGAACAAAACAACCTTGCCAGTGGAGCCACGCCTGACAATCTGGCCTACGTGATTTACACGTCAGGCCCCACGGGCAAGCCCAAAGGCGTGTTGGTGACGCACCGCAACGTGGCGCGATTGTTCCAGGCTACCGAGGCGCAGTTCGGCTTCGACTCGAAGGATGTCTGGACGCTATTTCATTCCTACGCCTTCGACTTTTCGGTCTGGGAAATCTGGGGCGCCTTGCTGCACGGCGGCAAGTTAGTAGTGGTGCCGCACGAGGTGAGCCGATCACCCGAGGAGTTTGCCGGGTTGATCAGAAAGCACGGCGTCACTGTGCTGAATCAAACTCCTTCGGCGTTTCGCCAATTGATAGATCCGATGATCGCGCAGGTGCGGTCTGCGGAGATGCCGCTGCGCGCGGTCATTTTTGGCGGTGAAGCGCTGGAGTTTCAAAGTTTGCAGCCGTGGTTTGACTACTACGGCGATGAGCGGCCGCATCTGGTGAACATGTACGGCATCACGGAAACCACGGTGCATGTGACCCATCGGCGGGTTGTGAAAGCCGATCTCAACGCCGGTTCGAGCAGCATCATTGGCAAGGCGATTGCCGATCTTAACATCCGCCTACTTAACCAATACCGACAATTGGTTCCCATCGCCGTTCCGGGCGAGATCCACGTGGGTGGTGGTGGAGTTGCCCGTGGCTATTTGCGGCGTGAGGCACTAACCGCCGAGAGATTTATTGCCGATCCGTTCAGTACCGATCCGCAAGCAAAGCTCTACCGCAGCGGCGATCTGGCGCGCTGGCTGCCCAACGGTGATCTCGAATATCTCGGCAGGATTGACCAGCAGGTGAAGATTCGCGGCTTTCGCATTGAGTTAGGTGAAATCGAAGCGGTGCTGCAGCAGCAATGCGAAGTCAAAGAAGCCGCGGTCATAGCGCGGCAAGACAAGCCGGGCGATAAGCGCTTGGTCGGTTATTTTGTTGCAGACCGAGACATTGGCAGCGAAGAGCTGCGTGATCGTTTACGCGCGCACCTACCGGAGCATATGATTCCCGCCGCATTTGTCCGGCTCGAAAGGCTGCCGCTGACGGCCAACGGCAAACTGGATCGGCAAGCCTTGCCGCCTCCTGACCCGCTGCGAACGGAGCTGTGCCAGGACTACCGGCCGCCACGCTCGGAGGATGAAGCGACTTTATGTGAGATCTGGCGCACGGTCCTCGGTGTGTCCCGCGTCGGTATCGATGATAACTTTTTTGAGTTGGGTGGCGATTCGATTCTTAGCATCCAAGTCATCAGTAAAGCGCGCCAGGCTGGGCTCAAACTGGCGACGCGAGACTTGTTCAAGCGTCCAACCATCGCTGCCTTGGCGGTCACCGCCGAGAGCACAGCCACTGTGACTGCTGAACACATGCACGCTAGCGGCGCTGTCTTGCTGACGCTGATTCAGCACTGGTTCGTCGAGCAAGAGTTGGCCGAGCAGCACCACTGGAACCAAGCGTTTTTCTTCGAGACGCCCGCAGATATCGATGTGGAGATCTTGGAAGCGGCGTTGCAGCAGGTTGTTGCGCAGCACGACAGTTTGCGCCTGCGCTTTGAGAAAAATGCCAGTGGCTGGGAGCAAAACTATTCCACGCATGTCGACCGCGTCGCCATCCACAGAAAAGATCTACGCAGCCTTTCTAGTATTGCCCAAGAAACGGCGTTGACCCAGCTAGCCGAGTCTTTACAAACATCGCTCGATATCAGTGCCGGACCAATTGTCTGCGCCGCGCATATTCGGCCGGGTCATGAATGCGCCGGGCGTTTGCTTGTCATTGTCCACCACCTGGTGATCGACGGCGTGTCGTGGCACATCCTCATGGAAGATTGGGAGACCGCTTACCTGGCGCTGCGTGCCAATCAACAACCGACATTCCCAGGCCGAACATCTTCTTATCAAAAGTGGTCGGCGTCGTTGCGCGACTATGCGCAAAGCGAAGTCGTCGCAGCTGAAGTCGACTATTGGCGCAGCGTCGCGAGCCGCGCTACGGCAGAGTTGCCGATCGATCATACTACAGCCGCGTCCAGTGGCGATTCTGCAACCAAAACCGTCACGATGCGGCTGAGCGCTGACGACACGCGCCGCCTGCTGCAGGCGGCACCTCGATCGCTGCGCGCGCCAATCAATGAAATCCTGCTCGGTGCCCTGGCGACGGCATTCGCAGGTTGGATCGCCAGCGACTCGCTGCTCGTCGATCTCGAAGGGCATGGCCGCGATGAGTTAGTTGCGGATGCTGACGTATCTCGCACGATCGGCTGGTTTACTGCCATCTCCCCAGTGCGCCTGGAACTGCCCGCAGCCGGTGCTCTAGCGGAATCGTTACGCCGGGCAAAGCGCCTGCTGCGCGCACAGCCGCGCCACGGCATTGGCTATGGCGCGCTGCGCTATCTCTGCAATGACGAGAACGTGCGTCGTGAGCTAGCGTCTCTACCCCAAGCGCGGGTAGCCTTTAACTATCTTGGGCAGGTGGATCAATGGCTGGCGCACTCGACGCTGTTTCGTTTCGCCAAGGAATCCACCGGCTCATGGCACAGCGCCAAAGCGCAGCCGCGCTATCAGTTCGAAATCGTTTGCGCGGTGCAAGACGGATGCTTTGAAGTGCGCTGGATCTTCTGTGAGCACTTGCACCAACGGGCAACGGTAGAAGCCCTCGCCGGCAAATTTCTCACGGCGCTGCGAAGTGCGCTCGAACTCTCTGCCGGCGCCGGCGAGTCCGTCCTGGTGCCGGAAGATTTTCCTCTGGCCGACGTCGATCAGCCGTGGCTGGATCGTCTGGTTTCACAACACGGTGCCGTTGAGGATCTCTATCCCCTGACGCCGATGCAGAGATTGTTTTATGCGATGGACGGCGTCAGCGGCAAACTCGGCTTTGAGCAGTGGCACTACATTTTGCGTGGTCCACTAAACAAAACCGCTTTCAGAAAAGCATGGGAACGGGTGGTGGCGCACCACGCGGTCTTGCGCAGTGGCTTTGTTACTTTCGATCTGCCGGAGCCGCTGCAATATGTGCTTGCCAATGCCTCGATTCCTTGGCTCGACGCCGATTGGCGCGCTGATCCGCCCGCCAAGCAGGAAGAAAAGCTCGTCGCCCTGCTGCGCGAGGACCGAGAGGTAGGGCTCAACTTGGCAGCCGCGCCGCTCTTGCGACTCTCGCTCATTCGCACTGCCGAAGAGACCCATTATTTCATTTGGACGACGCATCATTTGTTGATCGATGGTTGGTCCTGGCCACTGGTCTTCCAAGAGCTGTCGGCTGAGTACAGCGCGGTGTGCGGCGGCGCTTCGGAAAATCTGCCCTACGCGTGCCAGTTTCGCGACTATGTCCATTGGCTGCAGTGCCAAGCGGCCGGGAGCAGCGAAAACTTCTGGCGTGAAGAGTTAAAAGGCATCACCCAGCCGACACGCTTTGGCTTACACCGCAACGCGGTGCCCGGGGCGAGCGCTTCAAATGCTTTTTGCGAAGAGTCCGGCCGTCTCTCCGAAAGCACGATGGCCTCGCTGCAAACGCTGGCGCGCTCGCACCGACTGACGCTCAATACGCTGGTCCTAGCCGCTTGGGCAATGCTCTTGAGCCGCCGCAGCGGCGCGCAAGACGTGATCTTCGGCGCGGCTCTTTCCGGCCGCCCAGCCGAGCTGCGCGGCATCGAAGCGATGGTGGGTCCTTGCGTCAACAATCTACCGATCCGCGTACAGGTGGACAGGAGCGCTCCACTCTGTGATTTCCTCGCGGCCGTGCAGCAAAAGCAATTTGCCGCAAGCGAGCACCAGTGTTGTTCCCCGGAAGAGATTCAGCGTTGGTCGGAGGTGCCGGCACGCCACCGGCTATTCGAAAGCCTGTTGGTGTTTCAGAACTATCTCGTCGGCACTGGCACTCAGCGGCTGGGCGCGGACATTGTAGTACAGCCTGTCGCGGTTCCGGAGACCACCAACTATCCGCTCACGTTAATGGTGACTCCAGCGCGCGATCTGCGCATAAAAATCCTCTTTCGCGACGCCGAATACTCAAAAGAAAACATTCGCCGCCTGCTCGGCGAGCTGCAACTAGTGCTGGAAGCGATGTGCGCCAACCCACAATACTCGGTCGGCGAACTTGTGGCTGAGCTACCGGAGCTCGCGCCGGAATACACAACGCCGCGGCGAGACAACGTCCCGCCTTTGCGAAGCGATGCGCAAGTTCTGCTTGCCACGGATTTAGAGCTGAGCATCGCGGCGGTCTGGCAGAGTCTGTTTCAACTCGAGGCGGTGGATCCCGAGGCGAATTTCTTCGATCTCGGCGGCCATTCGGTGCTGATGGTGCAGGCGCACAAACGGCTGTGCGAGGTGCTGGGCCGTGATTTACCCATAGTCAAGATGTTCCAATATCCAACCATTCGCGCCATGGCGAAATTTTTAGAGGGTGAACCTGGCGGCAAACCAATTCTCGATCAAGCGCGGGAAAGGGCACAGAAACAAAAGTTCTTCTTCGGTAAGAAATCACAGGGGATGAGGCGGCCGCATGGCGGACTCTGA
- a CDS encoding GGDEF domain-containing protein: MNLRPLIRILDSQSQFQVVILAVTLAILVTGFNLHVGSALQAGFFYVVPVALVAWYVGRRASVSLAILCAALWLTVEELAAGTTSDPALLGWRFLARATLLVMEGVVLAQLRSQFDEIVGLASKDPLTGLPNRRAFDDLVAREMKDHHGDEPLTLVYLDCDGIDWINNRFGYVAGDHLLCVIAELLGSHLPRPDLIGRVGGTTFAALLPSIDTTAAGVLLKQLQERLQDERKKYAQPIVTSINAMTCARAPHARLETGFSRDVSGGRNCAAAVVSEHLGPKKTPGLSGVFC; encoded by the coding sequence ATGAACCTGCGACCGCTCATCCGAATCCTAGATTCCCAATCCCAGTTTCAAGTCGTGATTCTCGCGGTGACTCTGGCTATTCTTGTCACCGGGTTCAATCTCCATGTGGGGTCGGCGTTGCAGGCCGGTTTTTTTTACGTTGTGCCGGTGGCGCTAGTCGCCTGGTATGTTGGCCGGCGTGCCTCGGTGTCGTTGGCAATCTTGTGCGCGGCACTTTGGTTGACTGTCGAAGAGCTTGCAGCCGGCACGACGAGCGATCCTGCCCTGCTCGGTTGGCGCTTTCTTGCGCGAGCGACTTTGCTTGTCATGGAAGGGGTGGTGCTGGCTCAGCTGCGCAGCCAGTTCGATGAAATCGTGGGGTTGGCATCGAAGGACCCGCTCACCGGCTTGCCGAATCGCCGCGCCTTCGATGATTTGGTGGCGCGCGAGATGAAAGACCACCACGGCGATGAGCCGCTCACGTTGGTTTACCTCGATTGCGATGGCATCGATTGGATCAACAACCGCTTCGGCTACGTCGCAGGCGATCATCTATTATGTGTGATCGCTGAACTATTGGGAAGTCACTTACCGCGACCGGACCTGATCGGGCGGGTTGGCGGGACGACGTTTGCCGCGTTGCTGCCGAGCATTGACACGACGGCTGCCGGAGTGCTACTCAAACAACTGCAAGAGCGACTGCAGGATGAGCGCAAAAAGTATGCGCAGCCGATCGTCACATCCATCAATGCCATGACTTGCGCTCGGGCGCCGCACGCGCGGCTCGAGACAGGATTCTCTCGAGATGTATCAGGTGGAAGAAACTGCGCTGCCGCAGTAGTGAGCGAGCACCTAGGGCCAAAAAAAACCCCCGGTCTCTCGGGGGTTTTTTGCTAG
- a CDS encoding glycosyltransferase, whose translation MHIEKAEIVPPVLSQQIVLIRCTRQHLLTPQWHPNCITAKAMNEAAGTSDDFIILIPIYNDWHAVRLLLPALDEELTANGMSADILIVDDGSTAAQQGSLTPLVEFEAIRAIDILSLRRNLGHQRAIAVGLSFIESNRRGRSVLVMDGDGEDDPADVPRLIRECVAKNMTRIIFAARIRRSENWLFKVCYHSYRLLHYLLTGVSVRVGNFSAIPASILRRLVAVSELWNHYAAAVYKARLPSDGIPTSRGQRLNGQPHMSLVALVVHGLSAMAVFGDRIGVRLLIVLGAAMSCLAAVIFIVFGVRAFTTLAIPGWATYVTGLLIVMLMQMLLVVLVFAFVILAARDNASIVPSRDYVHFVDSIERVYEPIHESVHWRRAGSFRAGDALEMLR comes from the coding sequence ATGCACATCGAAAAAGCAGAAATTGTGCCACCCGTTCTCAGCCAGCAGATCGTTCTGATCCGGTGTACCCGGCAGCACCTTTTAACGCCTCAGTGGCACCCAAATTGTATTACTGCCAAGGCAATGAATGAGGCCGCCGGAACTAGTGATGACTTCATCATTCTGATCCCCATCTACAACGACTGGCACGCGGTTCGTTTGCTGCTGCCGGCTCTAGACGAAGAGTTGACTGCAAACGGCATGTCCGCGGACATCCTTATCGTCGACGATGGTTCTACGGCGGCGCAACAAGGTTCACTAACGCCGTTAGTCGAGTTTGAGGCCATCAGAGCGATCGACATTTTGTCACTGCGTCGGAACCTCGGTCATCAACGTGCGATCGCCGTTGGCCTTTCGTTCATTGAAAGCAACCGGCGCGGCCGCTCAGTGCTCGTAATGGATGGCGATGGTGAAGACGACCCTGCGGACGTTCCCCGCTTGATTCGCGAGTGCGTTGCCAAAAATATGACGCGCATCATATTCGCGGCACGTATCAGACGCTCAGAAAATTGGCTGTTCAAAGTCTGCTATCACTCGTACCGCTTGCTTCACTACCTTCTGACCGGAGTCAGCGTTCGGGTTGGCAACTTTAGCGCCATTCCTGCCTCGATACTGCGGCGTTTGGTCGCCGTGTCGGAACTCTGGAACCACTACGCAGCAGCCGTGTACAAAGCGCGTTTGCCTTCGGACGGGATTCCAACTTCTCGTGGCCAGCGCTTAAATGGCCAACCTCATATGAGCTTGGTTGCGTTGGTCGTGCATGGATTGAGCGCGATGGCGGTGTTTGGCGATCGTATCGGCGTTCGTCTCTTGATCGTTTTGGGCGCCGCCATGAGCTGTTTAGCCGCGGTGATTTTTATCGTTTTCGGCGTGAGAGCATTTACCACATTGGCGATTCCGGGCTGGGCAACGTATGTCACCGGGCTTTTGATCGTCATGCTAATGCAAATGCTTCTAGTAGTATTGGTCTTCGCGTTTGTCATTCTTGCCGCACGCGATAACGCCAGCATCGTGCCCAGTCGAGACTACGTCCATTTTGTGGACAGCATTGAGCGTGTCTATGAACCAATCCACGAGTCGGTACATTGGCGAAGAGCTGGATCTTTTCGCGCTGGCGACGCACTGGAAATGCTACGTTAA
- a CDS encoding class I SAM-dependent methyltransferase, with the protein MNQSTSRYIGEELDLFALATHWKCYVKEQIGDYLIGDVLEVGAGIGGTTAALHDGSARRWVCLEPDPEQARRLRQMAFGLSSPASPLVVAGSLTSLAERPCFDCILYIDVLEHISRDVDELASAAKRLRRNGHLVVLSPAHQWLFSEFDRSIGHIRRYDKDSMRRVGPLGCSEKKVAYLDALGLFLSLGNTLALKQRTPSHWQIRVWDRICIPISRWVDPILLGHFGKSILGVWQKLD; encoded by the coding sequence ATGAACCAATCCACGAGTCGGTACATTGGCGAAGAGCTGGATCTTTTCGCGCTGGCGACGCACTGGAAATGCTACGTTAAGGAACAGATCGGCGACTATCTGATCGGCGATGTGCTTGAGGTTGGCGCCGGTATCGGTGGCACAACGGCGGCTTTGCACGACGGTTCGGCACGCCGCTGGGTGTGCTTGGAGCCTGATCCGGAACAAGCGCGGCGACTGCGGCAAATGGCTTTCGGCCTCTCGTCACCCGCCTCCCCGCTTGTCGTTGCAGGTTCATTGACATCACTGGCCGAGCGGCCCTGTTTCGATTGTATTCTGTACATCGATGTCCTGGAGCATATTTCCAGAGATGTCGACGAGCTGGCATCAGCCGCAAAAAGGCTGCGAAGAAATGGCCATCTTGTGGTGCTTTCTCCCGCACATCAGTGGCTCTTTAGTGAATTCGATCGCAGCATCGGCCATATCCGCCGATACGATAAGGACAGCATGCGGCGCGTTGGGCCGCTCGGCTGCAGTGAAAAGAAAGTAGCGTACCTCGACGCTTTGGGTCTCTTTCTCTCGCTCGGAAACACCCTGGCTCTTAAACAGAGAACACCGTCTCACTGGCAAATCCGCGTTTGGGATCGAATATGCATTCCGATCTCACGCTGGGTCGATCCGATCTTGCTAGGACATTTCGGCAAATCGATCCTCGGGGTGTGGCAAAAGCTCGACTAG
- a CDS encoding glycosyltransferase family 39 protein: MPMEEQSSPSSIKRWCLALALFIATLLIVGATLRDYGVSWDEPPYYHASDLHAQWLAQLPGNLLAGKLKESIDDKNVVAAWHWNPYHVPHPPFSRIVSGLLKHWLHPTLDKVTAYRLAPALFFAVLVTVMFLWMSAVFDVSTGLFSALALILVPNLFGYAHLAVTDMPLAMLWFLVALCFYKGLGDWRWSVCFGVAWGLALATKFPALLIPVPLILWTHVFHRHRYSNNVFCMLFIAPIVMIAVQPYLWHQTGVRLVEFLYEGFSRGYRPETSFTVFYDGQYFLSHQLPRYYPFLVVAITTPLPHLLLAAIAPIRLPGHREQRNAVGFFALNALFVLSLGLMPGAVLHDGVRQLLSALPFLVALSGVGFFVSVQQVSSVCKRLKLETRMRVTRPSVAGILLAVLCLSPGLDVLLTHPYQLSYYNSLVGGVRGAYRRGLEMSYFMEAINEDFLRQMNETLPKNAVVYGSFATFMFEYYQREQILRDDLRFVEKGPFDFMALLNRRSQLQPKELVMMNGSSQPIFWAGVGPVPLVSVFDARK, encoded by the coding sequence ATGCCCATGGAAGAACAGTCCAGCCCAAGCAGTATTAAACGATGGTGTCTTGCGCTTGCATTATTCATAGCGACCCTGCTCATCGTCGGCGCAACGCTGCGCGACTACGGTGTTAGCTGGGACGAGCCACCCTACTATCATGCGTCTGATCTGCACGCGCAGTGGTTGGCACAACTGCCAGGCAATCTTCTGGCCGGGAAACTCAAGGAATCCATCGACGACAAAAATGTCGTGGCCGCTTGGCATTGGAATCCGTACCATGTGCCACATCCGCCCTTTTCACGCATCGTGTCTGGTTTGCTGAAGCACTGGTTGCACCCGACCCTGGATAAAGTCACTGCCTACCGGCTCGCTCCCGCTTTGTTTTTTGCGGTTCTTGTTACCGTGATGTTTCTTTGGATGAGCGCTGTTTTTGATGTAAGCACCGGGTTGTTTTCCGCGCTAGCGCTTATTCTTGTGCCGAACCTCTTTGGCTATGCGCACCTCGCGGTCACCGACATGCCGCTCGCTATGCTTTGGTTCCTAGTAGCTCTTTGCTTTTACAAGGGCTTGGGAGATTGGCGCTGGAGCGTGTGTTTCGGTGTCGCTTGGGGTTTGGCGCTGGCTACCAAGTTCCCGGCCTTGCTCATCCCGGTTCCGCTAATTCTTTGGACCCATGTTTTTCATCGTCACAGATATTCCAACAACGTGTTCTGCATGCTCTTTATCGCGCCGATCGTCATGATCGCTGTTCAACCCTATCTATGGCATCAGACCGGCGTGAGACTTGTGGAGTTTCTTTATGAAGGTTTCAGTCGGGGCTACCGTCCGGAAACCAGTTTTACGGTCTTCTACGATGGACAGTATTTTCTGAGCCATCAGCTACCGCGCTATTATCCTTTCTTGGTCGTCGCTATCACCACACCGCTGCCCCATCTTCTGCTTGCCGCGATCGCCCCTATACGCTTGCCCGGCCATAGAGAACAGCGCAACGCGGTTGGTTTTTTTGCACTGAACGCTCTTTTTGTTTTGAGCTTAGGCTTAATGCCGGGCGCGGTGTTGCACGACGGCGTACGCCAGTTGCTTTCTGCCCTTCCGTTTCTCGTTGCTCTTTCCGGTGTTGGGTTTTTTGTTTCGGTGCAACAGGTGTCGAGCGTTTGCAAGCGGCTGAAACTCGAAACGCGCATGCGGGTCACCAGACCTTCGGTTGCAGGTATTCTTTTGGCCGTTCTTTGTTTGAGTCCCGGGCTCGATGTGCTTTTGACCCACCCGTACCAGCTTAGTTATTACAACAGTTTGGTGGGGGGAGTTCGGGGTGCGTATCGACGAGGCTTGGAAATGAGCTACTTTATGGAGGCGATTAACGAAGATTTCCTCCGCCAGATGAACGAAACACTCCCCAAGAATGCGGTCGTTTATGGATCGTTCGCCACTTTCATGTTCGAGTATTACCAGAGAGAGCAGATTCTGAGAGACGATCTACGCTTCGTCGAGAAAGGGCCGTTCGATTTCATGGCGCTCCTTAACCGCCGCAGCCAACTCCAACCGAAGGAGCTCGTAATGATGAATGGTTCGAGCCAACCGATTTTTTGGGCTGGCGTCGGCCCCGTGCCGCTGGTGAGTGTATTCGACGCGCGGAAATAA